In Primulina huaijiensis isolate GDHJ02 chromosome 16, ASM1229523v2, whole genome shotgun sequence, a single genomic region encodes these proteins:
- the LOC140961196 gene encoding uncharacterized protein isoform X1, whose product MTLSRQHKEKLRNNKVSQDDCMEGTSARTRPISYDDIMLRRKTREDAAKRVADVQTHIASSKDYIEKFLYSPESREQLTEDFITTDTKSTSDDSQKLSSCKKGDSVASNRDEKLVEDKDIVVRDTKIKLKSIISSNRASEGKSEAHNHQNRKKDGISTYDYDGGSYHRVNFVRKELISERSSEKSKLNRKALDNVDGQVYRNRKTDKFTTGDPEKESKKRNGRDIIHTDGRRDKSEKETKHKRHDEEDKTRGRTAGKKHNSETKGVELMGAHHEKSKVRRNQSQSRERDKHRGKRSPSHSPKEHKHSSKYKKHRGESPSHFPKDRPERDHSVVVNKRISGNGSSSHKRHTVSSSGLGGYSPRKRKTNAAAKTPSPSRRSPEKKFAGWDLPPDGKGSIVASSTFSLHASDQNSALNINEFPRGIPVIPAIVKPIGISHLTLSSQMHAVDSIQLTQATRPMRRLYVENLPASATEKDLMECFNNLFLSSGFSYVQGTQPCISCIIHKEKSQALLEFLTPEDASVALSFGGKSFFGCNLRLRRPRDYTEVTVRTGPDKSLVAVDSVRNVVEDSPHKIFIGGISKVVSSEMLLEIARVFGPLKAYHFEFIDDSEETCAFLEYVDHSVTSKACAALNGIRLGGRVVTAVVATPDAALLENAGKLPFYGIPELAIPLLAKPTSVLKLQNVFDPEGLLSLSDTGLEEIMEDIKLECSRFGAVISINVVKPTNSSGMMEAYEVQKENASTDGCGLKFDGMNYSTELLNVSTYELEEDRLEPREIPSEFENNNRNMEDNKGVDESVESEDINRFTVIGDGFSEEIVAEKSVKNETCEPSSADGNASDPPFQENFGGCNVQSTNKQNDSEVEFDHSDKSANTIPMTNTEKPFVKDELISKEDAKIVNLVALDSNARKDANAPENGCNKDILCDLEDLFEPGSVLVEYKRAEAACTAAHCLHGRLFDGHVVAVSYVDHDMHQRRFGR is encoded by the exons ATGACATTATCTCGCCAACACAAAGAGAAGCTTAGAAATAATAAAGTGTCCCAAGATGATTGCATGGAGGGAACCTCAGCGCGGACAAGACCTATCAGTTATGATGATATTATGCTTAGAAGGAAAACCAGGGAAGATGCAGCTAAGCGAGTTGCGGATGTCCAGACACATATTGCATCATCAAAGGACTACATTGAAAAATTTCTTTATTCGCCAGAATCCCGTGAGCAACTAACTGAGGATTTTATCACTACAGATACAAAGTCTACGTCAGATGATTCTCAGAAGCTAAGTTCTTGTAAAAAAGGGGATTCTGTTGCTTCTAACAGGGATGAAAAACTAGTTGAGGATAAAGATATAGTAGTTCGAGATACTAAAATCAAGTTAAAGAGTATAATAAGCAGCAATAGAGCCTCAGAAGGAAAAAGTGAAGCACATAATCACCAAAACAGAAAAAAGGATGGCATATCAACCTATGATTATGATGGTGGATCTTATCATCGAGTCAACTTTGTTAGAAAGGAGTTAATTTCTGAAAGAAGTTCAGAGAAATCCAAATTAAATAGAAAAGCTCTTGATAATGTGGACGGACAGGTTTACAGAAACAGGAAAACTGATAAGTTTACGACCGGTGACCCTGAGAAGGAGTCTAAGAAAAGAAATGGTAGAGATATAATCCATACTGATGGAAGAAGAGACAAATCTGAAAAAGAAACTAAACACAAACGTCATGATGAAGAAGATAAAACTAGAGGTAGGACTGCTGGTAAAAAACACAATTCAGAAACAAAAGGAGTAGAATTAATGGGTGCCCATCATGAAAAATCCAAGGTAAGGAGGAATCAATCTCAGAGCAGAGAACGTGACAAGCACAGAGGTAAAAGGTCTCCTTCACATTCACCAAAGGAACATAAACACTCGTCTAAATATAAGAAGCACCGTGGAGAATCACCCTCACATTTTCCAAAGGACAGGCCAGAAAGAGATCATTCTGTTGTTGTCAATAAGAGGATATCCGGAAATGGATCTAGTAGTCACAAAAGACATACAGTTTCTTCTAGTGGTCTAGGTGGTTACTCGCCTAGAAAGAGAAAAACCAATGCTGCTGCCAAAACTCCTTCCCCATCTCGCCGTTCTCCAGAAAAGAAGTTTGCTGGGTGGGATTTACCACCTGATGGAAAAGGTAGCATAGTTGCCAGTTCAACTTTTTCCTTGCATGCTTCAGATCAGAATTCAGCATTGAACATAAATGAGTTTCCCCGTGGTATTCCGGTGATCCCAGCAATAGTAAAACCCATTGGTATTTCTCATCTAACCTTATCGTCACAGATGCATGCTGTTGACTCTATTCAGCTAACTCAAGCGACACGACCTATGAGGAGGCTTTACGTAGAAAATTTGCCAGCTTCAGCCACTGAGAAAGATCTAATGGAATGTTTTAACAATTTATTTCTGTCATCTGGTTTTAGCTATGTTCAAGGAACCCAGCCCTGTATCAGCTGTATA ATACACAAGGAGAAAAGCCAAGCCCTTTTGGAATTTTTGACCCCAGAGGATGCTTCTGTTGCTCTATCTTTTGGTGGAAAATCTTTTTTTGGATGCAATCTTAGACTCAGGCGCCCCCGGGACTACACTGAAGTAACAGTACGA ACTGGTCCTGACAAATCACTGGTTGCTGTTGATTCAGTTAGGAATGTTGTAGAAGATTCACCGCACAAG ATCTTTATTGGTGGAATTTCGAAAGTTGTCTCTTCTGAAATG CTTTTGGAGATTGCTAGAGTCTTTGGACCTCTGAAGGCATACCACTTTGAATTTATTGATGATAGTGAGGAAACATGTGCATTTCTTGAA TATGTTGACCATTCAGTTACCTCAAAGGCTTGTGCTGCTCTCAATGGTATAAGGTTGGGTGGACGAGTTGTAACTGCTGTAGTTGCTACTCCAGATGCAGCTTTATTG GAAAATGCTGGAAAACTTCCATTTTATGGGATCCCTGAACTTGCAATTCCCCTTCTTGCGAAGCCCACATCTGTTCTAAAGTTGCAAAATGTG TTTGATCCTGAAGGGCTCTTGTCTTTGTCTGACACCGGACTGGAAGAAATTATGGAAGATATAAAGCTAGAGTGTTCAAG GTTTGGTGCGGTAATATCTATTAATGTTGTCAAGCCCACGAATTCTTCTGGCATGATGGAAGCGTATGAGGTACAAAAAGAAAATGCTTCAACTGATGGATGCGGCTTAAAGTTTGACGGTATGAACTACAGTACGGAACTGTTAAATGTAAGTACTTATGAGTTGGAAGAAGATAGATTAGAACCTCGAGAAATTCCAAGTGAATTTGAGAATAATAATCGAAATATGGAAGATAACAAAGGGgttgatgaatcagttgaatcTGAGGATATCAATAGGTTCACAGTCATTGGTGATGGGTTTTCTGAAGAAATCGTTGCTGAAAAATCTGTGAAAAATGAAACTTGTGAACCATCTTCAGCAGACGGAAATGCTTCTGACCCACCCTTCCAAGAAAACTTTGGTGGTTGCAATGTACAATCGACCAACAAACAAAATGATTCTGAAGTTGAGTTTGATCATAGTGATAAAAGTGCCAATACTATTCCAATGACGAACACGGAAAAGCCATTCGTTAAGGATGAGCTGATTTCCAAAGAAGATGCAAAAATCGTGAATCTTGTTGCATTGGACAGTAATGCAAGGAAAGACGCCAATGCTCCTGAGAATGGCTGTAACAAGGATATTTTATGTGATCTTGAGGACTTGTTCGAGCCTGGCTCTGTTCTCGTAGAATATAAAAGAGCAGAAGCTGCTTGTACCGCCGCACATTGTTTACATGGCCGATTATTTGATGGTCATGTCGTAGCAGTGTCCTATGTTGATCATGATATGCACCAAAGGAGGTTTGGCAggtaa
- the LOC140961196 gene encoding uncharacterized protein isoform X2, with product MTLSRQHKEKLRNNKVSQDDCMEGTSARTRPISYDDIMLRRKTREDAAKRVADVQTHIASSKDYIEKFLYSPESREQLTEDFITTDTKSTSDDSQKLSSCKKGDSVASNRDEKLVEDKDIVVRDTKIKLKSIISSNRASEGKSEAHNHQNRKKDGISTYDYDGGSYHRVNFVRKELISERSSEKSKLNRKALDNVDGQVYRNRKTDKFTTGDPEKESKKRNGRDIIHTDGRRDKSEKETKHKRHDEEDKTRGRTAGKKHNSETKGVELMGAHHEKSKVRRNQSQSRERDKHRGKRSPSHSPKEHKHSSKYKKHRGESPSHFPKDRPERDHSVVVNKRISGNGSSSHKRHTVSSSGLGGYSPRKRKTNAAAKTPSPSRRSPEKKFAGWDLPPDGKGSIVASSTFSLHASDQNSALNINEFPRGIPVIPAIVKPIGISHLTLSSQMHAVDSIQLTQATRPMRRLYVENLPASATEKDLMECFNNLFLSSGFSYVQGTQPCISCIIHKEKSQALLEFLTPEDASVALSFGGKSFFGCNLRLRRPRDYTEVTTGPDKSLVAVDSVRNVVEDSPHKIFIGGISKVVSSEMLLEIARVFGPLKAYHFEFIDDSEETCAFLEYVDHSVTSKACAALNGIRLGGRVVTAVVATPDAALLENAGKLPFYGIPELAIPLLAKPTSVLKLQNVFDPEGLLSLSDTGLEEIMEDIKLECSRFGAVISINVVKPTNSSGMMEAYEVQKENASTDGCGLKFDGMNYSTELLNVSTYELEEDRLEPREIPSEFENNNRNMEDNKGVDESVESEDINRFTVIGDGFSEEIVAEKSVKNETCEPSSADGNASDPPFQENFGGCNVQSTNKQNDSEVEFDHSDKSANTIPMTNTEKPFVKDELISKEDAKIVNLVALDSNARKDANAPENGCNKDILCDLEDLFEPGSVLVEYKRAEAACTAAHCLHGRLFDGHVVAVSYVDHDMHQRRFGR from the exons ATGACATTATCTCGCCAACACAAAGAGAAGCTTAGAAATAATAAAGTGTCCCAAGATGATTGCATGGAGGGAACCTCAGCGCGGACAAGACCTATCAGTTATGATGATATTATGCTTAGAAGGAAAACCAGGGAAGATGCAGCTAAGCGAGTTGCGGATGTCCAGACACATATTGCATCATCAAAGGACTACATTGAAAAATTTCTTTATTCGCCAGAATCCCGTGAGCAACTAACTGAGGATTTTATCACTACAGATACAAAGTCTACGTCAGATGATTCTCAGAAGCTAAGTTCTTGTAAAAAAGGGGATTCTGTTGCTTCTAACAGGGATGAAAAACTAGTTGAGGATAAAGATATAGTAGTTCGAGATACTAAAATCAAGTTAAAGAGTATAATAAGCAGCAATAGAGCCTCAGAAGGAAAAAGTGAAGCACATAATCACCAAAACAGAAAAAAGGATGGCATATCAACCTATGATTATGATGGTGGATCTTATCATCGAGTCAACTTTGTTAGAAAGGAGTTAATTTCTGAAAGAAGTTCAGAGAAATCCAAATTAAATAGAAAAGCTCTTGATAATGTGGACGGACAGGTTTACAGAAACAGGAAAACTGATAAGTTTACGACCGGTGACCCTGAGAAGGAGTCTAAGAAAAGAAATGGTAGAGATATAATCCATACTGATGGAAGAAGAGACAAATCTGAAAAAGAAACTAAACACAAACGTCATGATGAAGAAGATAAAACTAGAGGTAGGACTGCTGGTAAAAAACACAATTCAGAAACAAAAGGAGTAGAATTAATGGGTGCCCATCATGAAAAATCCAAGGTAAGGAGGAATCAATCTCAGAGCAGAGAACGTGACAAGCACAGAGGTAAAAGGTCTCCTTCACATTCACCAAAGGAACATAAACACTCGTCTAAATATAAGAAGCACCGTGGAGAATCACCCTCACATTTTCCAAAGGACAGGCCAGAAAGAGATCATTCTGTTGTTGTCAATAAGAGGATATCCGGAAATGGATCTAGTAGTCACAAAAGACATACAGTTTCTTCTAGTGGTCTAGGTGGTTACTCGCCTAGAAAGAGAAAAACCAATGCTGCTGCCAAAACTCCTTCCCCATCTCGCCGTTCTCCAGAAAAGAAGTTTGCTGGGTGGGATTTACCACCTGATGGAAAAGGTAGCATAGTTGCCAGTTCAACTTTTTCCTTGCATGCTTCAGATCAGAATTCAGCATTGAACATAAATGAGTTTCCCCGTGGTATTCCGGTGATCCCAGCAATAGTAAAACCCATTGGTATTTCTCATCTAACCTTATCGTCACAGATGCATGCTGTTGACTCTATTCAGCTAACTCAAGCGACACGACCTATGAGGAGGCTTTACGTAGAAAATTTGCCAGCTTCAGCCACTGAGAAAGATCTAATGGAATGTTTTAACAATTTATTTCTGTCATCTGGTTTTAGCTATGTTCAAGGAACCCAGCCCTGTATCAGCTGTATA ATACACAAGGAGAAAAGCCAAGCCCTTTTGGAATTTTTGACCCCAGAGGATGCTTCTGTTGCTCTATCTTTTGGTGGAAAATCTTTTTTTGGATGCAATCTTAGACTCAGGCGCCCCCGGGACTACACTGAAGTAACA ACTGGTCCTGACAAATCACTGGTTGCTGTTGATTCAGTTAGGAATGTTGTAGAAGATTCACCGCACAAG ATCTTTATTGGTGGAATTTCGAAAGTTGTCTCTTCTGAAATG CTTTTGGAGATTGCTAGAGTCTTTGGACCTCTGAAGGCATACCACTTTGAATTTATTGATGATAGTGAGGAAACATGTGCATTTCTTGAA TATGTTGACCATTCAGTTACCTCAAAGGCTTGTGCTGCTCTCAATGGTATAAGGTTGGGTGGACGAGTTGTAACTGCTGTAGTTGCTACTCCAGATGCAGCTTTATTG GAAAATGCTGGAAAACTTCCATTTTATGGGATCCCTGAACTTGCAATTCCCCTTCTTGCGAAGCCCACATCTGTTCTAAAGTTGCAAAATGTG TTTGATCCTGAAGGGCTCTTGTCTTTGTCTGACACCGGACTGGAAGAAATTATGGAAGATATAAAGCTAGAGTGTTCAAG GTTTGGTGCGGTAATATCTATTAATGTTGTCAAGCCCACGAATTCTTCTGGCATGATGGAAGCGTATGAGGTACAAAAAGAAAATGCTTCAACTGATGGATGCGGCTTAAAGTTTGACGGTATGAACTACAGTACGGAACTGTTAAATGTAAGTACTTATGAGTTGGAAGAAGATAGATTAGAACCTCGAGAAATTCCAAGTGAATTTGAGAATAATAATCGAAATATGGAAGATAACAAAGGGgttgatgaatcagttgaatcTGAGGATATCAATAGGTTCACAGTCATTGGTGATGGGTTTTCTGAAGAAATCGTTGCTGAAAAATCTGTGAAAAATGAAACTTGTGAACCATCTTCAGCAGACGGAAATGCTTCTGACCCACCCTTCCAAGAAAACTTTGGTGGTTGCAATGTACAATCGACCAACAAACAAAATGATTCTGAAGTTGAGTTTGATCATAGTGATAAAAGTGCCAATACTATTCCAATGACGAACACGGAAAAGCCATTCGTTAAGGATGAGCTGATTTCCAAAGAAGATGCAAAAATCGTGAATCTTGTTGCATTGGACAGTAATGCAAGGAAAGACGCCAATGCTCCTGAGAATGGCTGTAACAAGGATATTTTATGTGATCTTGAGGACTTGTTCGAGCCTGGCTCTGTTCTCGTAGAATATAAAAGAGCAGAAGCTGCTTGTACCGCCGCACATTGTTTACATGGCCGATTATTTGATGGTCATGTCGTAGCAGTGTCCTATGTTGATCATGATATGCACCAAAGGAGGTTTGGCAggtaa
- the LOC140961878 gene encoding large ribosomal subunit protein bL28c, with amino-acid sequence MATITAAIGPLMTGFPAVKSYSFNRLSMYVSRTTSGLNFTASQLSGTKISATHFQLPAPIPVDVLPRPSLMPIARRICPFTGKKSNRANLVSHSNHKTKKLQFVNLQYKRIWWEAGKRYVKLRLSTKAIKTIEKNGLDAVAKKAGIDLRKK; translated from the exons ATGGCAACAATCACAGCTGCAATCGGACCACTAATGACGGGTTTTCCAGCAGTGAAGTCCTACAGTTTCAACAGGCTTTCGATGTATGTTTCGAGAACCACTTCAGGTCTTAATTTCACCGCATCCCAGCTGAGTGGTACCAAGATTTCAGCAACCCATTTTCAACTCCCTGCTCCTATTCCCGTTGATGTTCTACCCAGGCCTTCTCTTATGCCTATTGCAC GAAGAATATGTCCGTTCACGGGGAAGAAATCAAACAGGGCGAACTTAGTTTCTCATTCGAATCACAAGACAAAGAAGCTGCAATTTGTCAATCTACAATACAAGAGAATCTGGTGGGAGGCAGGGAAACGCTATGTGAAACTACGATTGTCAACCAAAGCCATAAAAACCATAGAGAAGAATGGACTCGATGCAGTTGCTAAGAAGGCAGGGATTGATCTTAGGAAAAAGTAA